A region of the Falco peregrinus isolate bFalPer1 chromosome 19, bFalPer1.pri, whole genome shotgun sequence genome:
tcttcctcccaaCCGAGCAAagttcagtttcatttttaatcacTCCTCAGCTATTCTAACCACCTCGAAACCAGGGCCACATCCTATCCAGAAAGCGCAGAGCggcctcccctctgctctgagGAGGGGACGGCGCGGGGGCCTCGCTCCAGCCCGCAGCCCACCCACCcggcagaggcagcaggatcCCCCAGGACCCCACATCCCAGTGCCCCCCTCGTCGAGCGGCAAAGCCCCCGAAATCCCGCGGGACCCCATAGCGGGGCGGACGGGACCGGGGCCGTAACTCGCCTCCAAAGGGGGGCGACGCGGGTCCCAGACGGAGCCGCAGCGGACCCGAGGCGCCCCCaccccagacacacacacaccccccccacccccgccaccACCCACCCTGGAAGGTGAGCTCGTGCTTCTGCATCACTCCGTTGCCGACTCTCCGCAGCGTCTCCAGCGCCTTCTCCATCACGGCATCGCCGGGCCGGCCAGGCCCGCCCAGCAGCCCCGGGAAAAGCTTCTTGGCGCCGGGCTCGGACtcgcccgccgcctcccgcagGTAGCGGCTGATGAGCTCCAGCGAGTCCTGCCGCAGCCCGTCGGGCGGGCCGGGCAGCGAGtcccccgccgggccgcgctCGGGCTCGGGCTCGCAGCCGTCCAGCTCCTCCTCGGGGCTCCACAGcgcgcccggccgcccgccggggggcagcgcggcgcggggggccgCGCCGCAGCCAATCAGCGAGCGGGGGGCTGCGGCCTGGCCAATCAGCGTGCGGGGTACCTCGGGGCGACTGGCGGCGGCCCAGGGCACctcagcggcggcggcggccgtggcgggggcggcggcgggcggcggcggcgtcgGGCCCCCTCCGGGCGAGGCAGGCGCCAGGGCCAGGCCGCCACCGCAGTAGAGGTTGAAGCCAATGACGGCGTTCCGCTTCACAGCGAACATGGCGGCCACTGCGCACGAACGGCGAGCTGCGCGGGGGTGAGCGTCGCTGCCGCTTATATGGCGGCGGTGACGTGACGCGACGCGACGCGGGGCACGACGGGGGCGGAGCGAGGCCGCGCCGGGTCCACTTCCGGCCGCGTTTCCGGCCCCGCTTCCGGCACGGCCCGGGGGGGTGGGTGTCACGCCTCGCCAGGCCGGGGCTTTTCGGGGTGAAAAAGGGCGAAagagcccccgccgcccccgcggaGAGGCGTCACCCCGCCGGGTCTCCTGCGGCCCCACACCGggcacccccggccccgctgcacACGCCGCCTCCCCCGGCCTGGCCCTGCTCGGTGCCTTGTGTCTGCCCTGCTTGTGCCTCCCAGCCCGGTCAGACCCAGGCGTGCCACCCCCTCCCGCCCCATCACCACGGGGTGCTGCAGTGCCCCAACTCCCCCCGGCAAAGCAGGCGCCCCCTGGGCACCGGCCTCGCAGCCCTCGCAGCCTGCACCATTTCCCAAGGGGCTGCATGTCCTTCCCCTGACTCAGCCcgttttctttctgctttgtgcaacacacagcatccccagcaaggctgcaagcctgtggccagcaggactgcagCCTTGGCACGTGGAAGGAGCCAGGATGCCCTTGGTGTACACCAAAGGAGCTGTTTGGAAGCGTGGAGTCTGATGTGCTCTGGTGAGACAGCCCCCCTCTGCAGTAATGTGTCCAGTTCTGGAGTCCTTAGCACAGGGAGGtcatggacctgttggagcgggccCAGAGGAGGCccacaaaaatggtcagaggggTGGAGCACCtctgaggacaggctgagagagttgggggttttcagcctggagaagagaaaactcCGAGGGGATCTTATTGTGTCCTTTCAGTAgttaaagggggcttataagaaagatggagacagactttttagtagggcctgttgcaataggacaaggggtaatggttttaaactaaaagacaCTTAAGCTGAAAGATCTAGACTAGAAGAAATTTTCTACACCGAGGGTATTGAAGCattggagcaggttgcccagagaggtggtagatgccccatgCCTGGAAACAgtcaaggccaggttggacagggctctgagcaacctgatcttgttgaagatgtccctgctccctgcagggggttggactagatgaccttttaATGTTCCCTTCCgacccaaactattctgtgattttatgcgGCTTCCCACCCACTCAGAATTTCACCTGGGTCTGTCTGGTTAAAGCCCTCTCTGACTTCAGCTTGCTTAGCAGGATGTTCGTGGGGAACTGCCCTGTTTCTTCTAGTCATCAGCGGGTTGCCTCACATCTCTTGCACTACTTGAAACTTCCTTGCAGCCACTGGCTCCGTGAGGGCTGTGGCGTAACAAAGCAGGGCAGCACCCTGTCCCGCCGAGGCTGTGGCAGGACTTGGCTGCAGGTGAGTTGTGAAAGGGCTACTCGGTGCCTGGGGAGGCCAGGCCTGCTCCACAAGCACCAATTGCCAGGGCCACTCCAGGGGCACTTTTGCCAGTCTTGGCATTGTTGGGGCACCAGCTCTCAATTCTGGTCTTTCCAGGCCACAGGCCCCTCCTTCACCCCCTGGAACCAAGCCCCGACACCTTCAAAATCTGCCCCAGTTTGGGCAAAATTTGGCTGGGGAAGAAGCCACAGGGATCTGTGGCAACACAGGTGCATCAGACACTCCCTGGAAAGGCAAATGCCACAGTTTTACCATGAGGCagtgaggaaggaaaggaggtcTCACCCTTTTGCCGCACACCTTGCTGGGGCTGTGTCCCAGGGCCCACgctctgctccatccctgcctcTCGGAAAGGCTCAGAGCGCCACAGGGGCAAAGGCAGCTGCCGTCCTGCAGGGCTCACCTGCGGGGGatttctgcctgcagagccaAGCACCAGTGCGGCccaacctgctccagcctcagAGCTTCTTTGTGCCTAACCAGACCCAAGACACTGGAAAGTGGGGGTTGGGGCCACCAGAAATCACGCCCCTGATTACCTCCCCTGAAGCCAGGAAAGGGTTTCCCTGCAGGCCCTGAGGGCACACAGGTGGCCAGGCCAGCAACATCAGAGACACCTGCCGGGCCTCTCTGCACCGCTGCTCTGCCCAAAGGCAAATGAAATGCCCTGGCCCCCACCTGGGAAGCTGTCACCAGCCCCAAGTCACCCGGCCAAAGTCACACCATGTCACTGAACTGAGGCGGGACAAGAGATGCTGCACCAGGGGCCAcagcaggggggggggggagaggtgGGCTCTGGTTTTCCTTCCTGATGCAGGTGGGTGGGCTCGCTGCTGAACCCCTAACAGCCCTGCAAAAGGGACCCAGGAAGCTCCCAGCCACCCCAACAGTAGGGTCTCAAGGGCAGGCGATCCTGATGCCCTGGGATTTAGGAGGGTGGGAAGAACCCCAGATAGGGGGATAAAATGCCAGATGTGAGAGaatgccagcacagctcctcaAATGGGTCTTTCTGCTCCAAGGAGGCAACAAGGACATGGGGAGCTGCCACTGTGAAGCAGTCCCTCTGATCAGCATTTTTGGGGACAGAAGCTCTAGCAAACCCAAGCCTCTGTCACCTACGTGAGCATCACCATGCACCGCTGGGACCAACAAAGGAGGAAGCTGTGGTGAGCACAGTACCCCAAAGCGTTCGTGCCCCATATCATGCAAGAAACAGGGACATGCATCCACCCTGGGTGTCCCTTCACCCCCTCACCacctcccttcccagctgccaccCCCACAATTCAGGGCGAGAGCATGACTGAGTTGCACTGGGGTCCAGTGAGACAAAACCCAGCCCCCTCAAAATCCTTCCCATGGCCCCAAGGAATGCGTCCTTGTCAGGAAGAGAATTCTTGGCTCAGGGAGCAATAACAGAGGCGAGCTCGGCTTGCTCCGGCAGCTTGGGGCAGCGCCCAGCACATATTtccccagcagtgccaagcTTTAAAGCACAAACAAACACCGGCACATACTTGGCACCAGGCTGGAACAGCACGTCCCTGTGCAAACATGTGGCCTCGGCCTTGCTGTGGGATGGGCTTGACGGGCTGTGAAACGGCCAGttgtggggcgggggggggagggaagatgcAGCGCTGAGGCTAcaggcagccccagggagggTCAGTGTGTTTGTCTGAACGGCAGCTCACCCCGGTGACAGCATCAGCAGGGCTGTTGAACTCTCTAGAAAGGAAACGTGTGACATCAAGGCTGAAAATTCTGGAGTTACAGCCCCCGGGATGGCTGCCAATGGGACAGAGGGAGCCACTGTGGGGCTGCCCTGACCCCTGGGAGGGCACCAGgagctcctgccccacagcatgGAGGGCACTGGGCATTTGTTTCAAAGGCAGGAGGATAAAAACCATCTCTCCCCCATGCTCCCCGCCTCAAGTCTCTCAGCTGTGAGCTAAGGTGGCTACTGGCCCCACTTGGCCCCTGTGGCTGCCCAGCAGGATAGAGCCCGTgttcccccccccagcccacacaCATCCGATATACCCCATGACCCCCATATACCCCCTCCACCCGCCTGCCCCATGCACACCCAAGCCCTACATACACCCCAGGGCCCCATAGCTGTGGGACGGCCCACCACATACCCCACAGGCAGGGGACAGCCCTATGAAGAGCCCAGAGCCCTTCTGCCAGGGCTTggctccctgcacagcccagtGCTGGGGACAGCCCTCGCTACACCCTGTAGCTGGGGGTGAGCCCCATGCACATCCCATGGCTGCACTGCTGGGGGAcggccccccaccccacccccaactcCATAGCCCCTGCACAGCACACAGAGAGGGGTACCACACTGAAACAAGCCCcgaaggaggaagaggaaaaaaaggcaggaacCTTCACCAATTTTGCGAAAACCCATTAGGGTCTCTCCATATGCCCCCTCTCACCCGCTGCCCACCCCCAGGGTGCAGTACTGCCAcacctgccttccctgcctcaATAAAACCCGTGAGCTCACCCTCTGTGCTCCACACCACCCCACGGCTGTACTTTGACATACTTGCTTGAGCCACACAAGTCCCTCAGACACCCTGATAGTTGGTGCTAGACATGTTTTTCCTCCTGGTGGCTCAGTCCAACAACCCTGGGGGGCACCAAGCACCTCCCAGCTCATCCTGGTGGTAGTATTTTATGAGGAGCAGAGGATAAGGATGTAAATGCCTCCAAGATCCAGGGCAGTTCCCAATGCACCCCCTCCTGTGAGAGGTagggaggcagaggggcagaacaGCATCATCACACTCTCGCTGtctgcctggctctgggggTGGAATGGAAATAACCCCACTCCATGGCTACTACCCTTGTACGGACTTGCTCTTGCTGGTTCTCATCCTGTCATCACAATCGCTTCCCCCTGCTGCACAAGCACGCCTAGCATTTCCGGAAAACGGGGGAAAGACGTAGTTTGAGAGCtgtcccctccctctgcccccactCAGCACAGGCGCAGCTCCCAAGCTGCAACGCCCCTTTGAATTcttcactgcatttctttttttttttttttttttaaacaaaacaaaaagcaagcataGCACTCTAGAAGAGACGAGAAATGAACatgtaaaaaattatatatatatttatatatgtgatTCATATCTATTTACAACATGGCTGGAACAGACAGCAGAACATCCAAGGAGGTTGCACAGCCATTGACAGCATCGCCCCAGCCAGGTCACGCAGGGTCTGGAAAGATAACAGAGACCAAAGCACAGACCCGTGGCGACAactgggcagcccccagccccgctaCGCTCCTTGCCCACTCCACAAAGAGAAAACTGTCCTCTGTGGCCACAGTGCCCTGATGAGTGGAGCTGTGGCTGGCTTGCTCCAAGCCACCTGAAGGCAGACACAAGCATTTGAGCACACCCATGGCAAACACTCTCCTGGGAAACAACACTGCATTCCTCACTCCCGCAGGAAAGCGTGACGGGTGAAACAGGTCCTCAGGAAAGCCTGAATCAGCCAGCcgaaaacacacagcaaaagcCATGCCCATGCAGAGCATCGCCCATTGCCTCCCTGCCTTGGTTTCTCCTGACCTGATGGGaatccccccccccaaaaaaagcaaaccacaaccaaaaaaaaaaagacccaaaaccaacaaaaaaacccacaaaaccccaccaTCCACTCAACTTCCTTTTGTCCATATGCCTTCAAAACTGGGCTTAAATTGGGCAGGTTTactgctgccctggcacaggcatGCCGAGACCTTCCACTGCACAGGACGGGAGGCCACTTTGCGTGAGGAGCAGACAGTATATGCACCAAGTGCACACGTCattctgcaggctgcagccatcTTGCCAACCTTTGGGGGgggatttttgctttgtttttcaggttttgtttgttttctcttccaggCCTGGAACAAAGaacaggcaagaagaaaaaaaaaaaaaaaaaaccaaaacaaaaaacagaaaaaagaaagaaatccaagCTTGGGGTGCCTGAGACCGTCAACACAGGTTTGCTTCTGTTCCTCTCTCCATGTTCTCTGTCTCGGATgcctttttccccttccaggCTGGTCATTCCCAgtcctgcctctctccctccagAGATCAGCTCCATCAGCTCACATCCGTCTCACCAGCTACGCTggcccctgctctgccagcgCCAGGCGGGGGCTGCCTGTGACCAGAGAGGGGGCTGCCTGTGGCTTGGCCACGAGCTCCTCTGCCCCAagcaccctgctgctggtgggattcagctcagcacctctgctgcctgcccggCAGCTGCGAGAGGAGCCGCCTCTCACCCTCGGCAAAGCAGACCGCCTCGCTGGCCAGAACTGACCACGGAGACAGAAACTGCCCCCAAACCCTCTGGGGCAGCTGTGAGCCCCACGCTGCACCCCTCCATCACAGCCACACTCAGATGCAGCTATGGTGGGGCTCTACACCTGAAACAGCAAACACCTCACCACAGCTCCAAGCCACGGGGACAGTTTCAAACGCTGACCAGGCCCTCTCCCACAGCCATCAGCCACACTGTCCCCTCCTGGGAGCTCAGCCTTGTGCAAGCAGGGGACAGATCCCAGGCAGTTCAGCCCAGCAACACagcctgtaattttttttttgcctatcAGCTAATTTCTCCACTTTGAAGCTCTAATGCACACACTTAACTTCCAGATCATGAATCACACCTTTTGCCCAGCTGGTTTTTCCTCTGCCAACACCAGATGCCTGAAAAGCATTCACATGCTAcagctctgagctctgccctcCTACTCGGTGCCAAGCAAACAGCGACTCCTCAGAGCACgtccctgcttctcccagggctgCTCGACTCTCCCAGCAAGGAGGCAGTGCTTCAGTGGCTCTGCAAGCGAGGATGGTTTTAAACAGCATGAATATTAAGGCAGAAAACTGACTCGCTGAAAGGAACAGCCCAACCAAATCTGCCTGTGCATCCCAGGCTACTGAAACCGCTCGTTCACCTTCTCAGTTCTGGTGCGTGTTTGCTGTAAATACTCAAATAACTACGTGGATTCTTGTGCTCCCATCCCTATGGTACAGTGAAGTTCAATCCATttagccaaaagaaaaaaaataaaataggaaaaaacccagcctgCGAGTGCAGGCTACCCTGCCAGCTTGCTGGTTACAAGTGAGGATTTTCTCTGCGGGAGGTCCTGCGGTGTGGGGATGTGGTCTCCTGTCACCAGGTTCTTGTCTGGCCCTGCACTTGGCAACTGCTTGTTCTTCATCTTTGCCTTGGCCATGTTGTAGTCACCAGAATCAAAGTATTTTTgctggaagagggaaaagagtTTGGGTCACTTCGATTTGCAGGAGTGTGGGGACATAGCAGAGACAGAGACACCTGGCCACAAATAAGATCCTTTAAGGAGCTGCTGGGGTTGCTCAAAACCAGGTCACAGAAACATCACGCAAGGGAAAAATCCAAGCAAGGGAGCCTGGTCCAATTCAAAAGGCCTTTAGCAGCCACCCACAAAGCCCAGTGACTCACACCCACCCCAGCTGGAAGCTCTGCCCCGCAGCAGCTGCCTGACTAAAGACACCAGGGTGCATTTTTGACTTTTGACCCACTTGGGGCGTTTGTAGCCAGTGAACTTTACCCAACAAGCGCCACGCCAAGCGGCGAAAGACCAGGCATGtcctgctctgcccctgcaCCACACTCGGCGTGACAGGGAATCGATGCCTGTCCAGGAACCCCCTGACAGCCAAAGGCAGGCACAGCCACACCAGCAGGCACCTCCAGGCAGAGAGTGTGCCAAGCCAGGGGACATCTGCTGGTACAGTTTATTCCCATTTGGTGAACAGATGACCTGGTTGTGCCAGAGGCAGGATTTTCTCCCCCTGCACTGCCCAGGCTCCCAACAGAACTCAGAGAAATGCCTGCGAAGGCGTGGCTGGAGGACACCTCCTTGCTGCACAGCACCACCAGCCTGGGGTTTGAAGGGCATTTTGTTCCTGTATCACACTCATCACCATGGGACTCTGTGCTCCTTCACACCCTCCGGCTGCGCAGGAGAGGCTGAACACCAGCACAGAGCTTGTGCCAGTGCTACagacagggctgtgctgggcacaaGGAGCTCTGAAGCATCCTGTTCCACCCCAATGTGCCAGCGGGGCCCAGAGAGTCCAGTCCTGACAAAAAGTCCTTCACCACTTCAATACCAAGCCATTAAACAAAACCCTCCTTTCTGTGCTTGGCTTTAGGAGCCATTACATCAAACAACAGTCCCGGTGATCATGTCAACGGTGAGAGCGAGCGCACAGGGTGGCTGCTCAGGCAGAGCAGACAGCTGTCAGTGCAAGCTGAAAGGGAAGCCACACAGCAGAGCCAAACCCTACGCAGCGTGACAGCAGCGTGACACGGAGACACCGTGTGTtcagagctggggaaggcatGCAGCCACTGGCTGCCAACAGCTCAGAAGGGATTTGTTTTCTGCACCAGCCTCTGCAAGGAGGAGAGACAGCAGCAAAAACCCAAGCAGCTATAGATGGCTCCCGGAGAGGGATTTAATTACATTTCCAGGGAGCACAGTCAGAGGGCTGGCTTTTTACACAGGTACCAGCAATGGAGACACAGCCAGCCGACTCACTGGCATTCTCCATGCCCCTTGCACCAGCCCAGAACCCATGCAAAGTGCAGATCAAAGAGAAAAACTCAGACCCACAGCATCTCAGTGGCCCATTGAACCCCAGGGAGCACAGCAACAGGCAGGAGGTTTATGCTTGTTTCACCTCTAGACCCCAGGTTCCCCCAGTGGGAACATCTGGTGGGGGAGGTACGCAGAGCAAAACCACCCAAGGGGCAGCTGCTTTTGGGCTCTGAGCATGCCCAAGGCCTTGCTTGGTCACAGCAGCCTTGCTTTGGGCTTGTGCCCACTGGGCACCACGTCCAGCACAGGCCTGGCCCACGGGTTCTGACTTTTTGGCCTGGGGAATTTTGGTGTGATTTTTCTGGCCTGGTTGGAGCTTGGCTGCCTGTGCCATTGAGGGAGGAGAGAATGCAGACAAGCCATGGCTGAGAAGTAAGTACCCCCTTCTGCAGTCTCTTCATGAGGAAGTCGGAGCCTCCAGGCTTCTGGCCTAGGTTGGGGTATTTGGCCTTCAGTTTtgcctcttctgctttctcaggAGTGACAGTTTCCTTCTCTTGTGTGtcctaaaaaacaaaaagcgGGGTGGAAAACCCTTCAGCCCCACAGAGACACACCTGTGATGCCGTAACACAATATTCAACAGTCCATCCTTGCTGAGCAAGCTGTGGTTCCCTAGAAAACCTGGACACACTCAGAGATTATGAACACCTTCCCCATCAGAAACAGCTTTCACGTCCAGTACCCATAGAAACAGGCAGactctctctctgcctcttccccagaTGACAGCCACTGCAGGCACTTGTGCTGACGTTAGGCTTTGCCAGCTGCGCTTAAAACATCATCACAAACTGCTGCTGGACAAGTGCCTTCCCCTGAGCAGCGACAGGTGAGACCAGCATCAACAGATTTCAGTCCAGAGCTGCCCAGCACGATGGGCTACAGCAGCGCTGGGAGGGTTCAGCCTTGCTGCACCCTGTTGCAGTACAGCTGAGACAGAAGAAACCCTTCTGCTCCAGAACCAGTTTATTGGGAATGACAActggcacaggcagcaaagcagcactttGGCACCGGTTCACAGCCACAGGAGCTTCAGGATGTCCCCAGATGCCACCTAGCCTGCTTGAAGCCTGGGACTGATTGCAACAGGAGGTGCCAGGCCCTGGTTGTCACCTGGCCCCTCTGCAGGAGCCCTAAGGCCTACTCCCAACACAGCTACTGAAAAAGCATCACCTGAGCAACGATGCTGAGGCTGGGTTCCCAGGCTTGGGATCTGCTCTCCAGCCACCAGCCTCTCTTCATGGAGGTGCGCTCCCTCCTCCAGGGAAGGGCTGCAGGCCTGGGGACAGGAGCTTTGGTCTGGGGCAGGAAGGAGTGAGGGTTCCAGCAGGGCCTGCAGAGCCTCACCTGCAGTATGGCAGAGTTGTGGCTgcccaccagcccagctccaacAGGATCACATCACACTGGCCACCTccaccagcagccacctggGGACAAGCCACTGTGTGAGCATGAGTCGCTGTTCCACAGGATGTTGGCAAGGGGTGTTCTTAACTGCTGTTCCCTTTCCATCAGGGACGATGCTGGCAGACTTGGCAGCGGCATctctgcccctgccagcccaggtgAGCCAATGGATGCCTTGTGCATCTTCTCTCCAGTGCCGAGGCCCTGAACTGCTCCCAGCCTACAGAGACGGCAAGCTCCAGGCAATAAGCATGGCAGAACGCTGCTGCTGTGAGCCTCTGCCCCATCTGTGAAGCGGGAAAGCCCTCAGCATCGGACAGGACCTACAAGCTGGCAGGATGCACCTGGCAATCGTGCAGTGCATAGGCGGGTGGGATGGGAGTCCCGGGCTCCCCAGGTACCAGGCACTGAAGCTCAGCCTGGCAGTGGTAAGACGTGCCCCCACGTGTTCAACTGCCAGgactttccttccttccttccttcctagGCAGCCAAGGGCAAAGCTGCAGCCCACGAGCCCCCAGGCTGGAAAGCACTGCCAGCATGACAAGAGGTTTCCAATGTGATCTTCCACTGGCGCTGACCCAGGGGAGCAGCTCTTTGCAGAGGCTGTGAGACCGCGCGCGCAGAGGCTGTCATGAAACAGCTCCTCAGGTGTGCCtcaaaaagacaaagcaaaccTGAGTTAATGGCAGCTCCTGACAGTCAAAACTGGGACAactggagctgggagcagcagcgcAGGCCCTGAACATCCCACTCGGAGCCTCAGCTGCGCAGGCTCCTCCTTACGCCCCCATCCATGAGGGTCCCTAGGGGATTGAAGTGGGGAGCGAAGGCGGGGGAAGGTGCCAAGAGTCTCGTCACGATCTTCAGCTTCTGCATGCTGCAGGGCTTCGCCCACGCACGGCCCGAAGGAGCCCGGCTCTTCTTACTTGTCTCCATGACAGCTCCAGGAATAAGAGTTGCAGCCAGCATGTGCCACTTGGCCCTGCGGCAGAGCAAGGCGTGCCACCAGCCCCCGTATCACACAGGTTGAGGGGGGCTTTGGCAGCAGGAGCCAAAGCTTGGCCCTCCACGGCCCTTCCATCATTTCAGCCTGCTCTCTTCAGTCCTGCATCGCCGagcctccttcctccctgcccagctgcaggcgCCACTGGCTCCCATCACCACGCACTGCGTGGGGTGCGCTGCTGCACCCCGCTGCTTGCCCACCTGGCAGGCACCGCTCCCACAGCGGCCAGCGGAGCCAACGCCACGCCGGCATCGCCATCACCCACCAGCGGATGTGGGGCCCCCCCAGCAGCGCGTcccagcacacacacccccctcacCGCGGGAGAGCACCCACCACCCGCCCCCGGAGCCCCAGAGGCAGCGCGGCCGCCTCCCTCCTGCGCCCACCCACAAGAGCTGCACGAACCCggggaagcagaaaaagcttcTCCCGCTGAGGCGGCC
Encoded here:
- the MCL1 gene encoding induced myeloid leukemia cell differentiation protein Mcl-1, giving the protein MFAVKRNAVIGFNLYCGGGLALAPASPGGGPTPPPPAAAPATAAAAAEVPWAAASRPEVPRTLIGQAAAPRSLIGCGAAPRAALPPGGRPGALWSPEEELDGCEPEPERGPAGDSLPGPPDGLRQDSLELISRYLREAAGESEPGAKKLFPGLLGGPGRPGDAVMEKALETLRRVGNGVMQKHELTFQGMLQKLDIQKEEDLQSVCEVAAHVFSDGVTNWGRVVTLISFGAFVAKHLKSINQEKCISSLARIITDALVSSKREWLMSQGGWDGFVDFFRVEDLEGSIRNILMVFAGVAGLGASLAYMIR
- the ENSA gene encoding alpha-endosulfine, whose protein sequence is MAAPLGTSARAEETGQEKQDTQEKETVTPEKAEEAKLKAKYPNLGQKPGGSDFLMKRLQKGQKYFDSGDYNMAKAKMKNKQLPSAGPDKNLVTGDHIPTPQDLPQRKSSLVTSKLAG